In one Heteronotia binoei isolate CCM8104 ecotype False Entrance Well chromosome 1, APGP_CSIRO_Hbin_v1, whole genome shotgun sequence genomic region, the following are encoded:
- the RAB17 gene encoding ras-related protein Rab-17, with product MAQRRAGNKEASLRQDSPRSKESSYVFKVVLLGSSSVGKSSLAYRYVKKDFQDSLPTVGCSFFNQCVPVDTTIVKLEIWDTAGQEKYHSVCHLYYRGANAALLVYDIARKESFEKAKVWLSELDKEFLQNEIVIILVGNKVDLSEEREVTIQEATEFAKTKCILYMETSAKSDYQVTELFMTLARELLKLEQQKETLLHSTPWKKSRIDLQETTFRPMKCCQ from the exons ATGGcccagagaagggcagggaacaAAGAGGCCAGCTTGCGCCAGGATTCCCCTCGCTCTAAAGaatcttcttatgtttttaaagtcGTTCTTCTAGGTAGCAGTTCTGTAGGGAAGTCGAGCTTAGCTTACCGCTACGTGAAAAAAGACTTCCAGGACTCTCTGCCAACAGTGGGCT GTTCCTTCTTCAATCAGTGCGTCCCTGTAGACACCACCATAGTTAAGTTGGAGATCTGGGACACAGCTGGCCAAGAGAAGTACCACAGCGTCTGCCATCTCTATTACCGAGGAGCAAATGCAGCTCTTCTGGTCTACGACATTGCCAGGAAG GAAAGTTTTGAGAAAGCAAAAGTGTGGCTGAGCGAACTGGACAAGGAATTCCTTCAGAATGAAATAGTTATAATTTTGGTTGGTAATAAGGTAGATCTTTCAGAAGAACGGGAAGTCACCATACAG gAGGCAACAGAATTCGCAAAAACGAAATGTATATTATACATGGAAACCTCAGCAAAGTCGGACTACCAAGTGACGGAGCTCTTCATGACACTAG CTCGTGAGTTGTTAAAACTGGAGCAGCAAAAAGAGACGCTGCTTCACTCAACACCTTGGAAGAAATCGCGAATTGATTTGCAAGAGACAACTTTCCGCCCAATGAAATGCTGCCAGTAG
- the PRLH gene encoding prolactin-releasing peptide: protein MKLPAACLMCLLLLCLVLPNAGSRIFERSMEIRNPDIDPSWYTGRGIRPVGRFGRRRAASESIQKLNYRHRQVCFPIVESDESVQDE from the exons ATGAAACTGCCGGCCGCCTGCCTCATgtgcttgctgctgctgtgctTGGTGCTGCCCAATGCTGGAAGCAGAATCTTCGAGCGGTCCATGgaaatcagaa ATCCTGATATTGATCCTTCCTGGTACACGGGGAGAGGGATCCGGCCGGTGGGGCGGTTCGGCAGGCGGAGAGCAGCCTCTGAGAGCATCCAGAAACTGAACTACCGGCACCGGCAAGTTTGCTTCCCTATAGTGGAGAGCGACGAATCTGTGCAAGATGAATGA